The DNA sequence CATGCTGAGGAACCCGTGCGGCGCGCCGCGGTGTTCGGTGAGCCGCACGGGCGTGCCCGCCTCGCGCAGCCGCTCGGCGTATCGGCGACCCTGATCGGCCACCGGGTCGACGGTCGGCACGACCACGAGCGCCGGTGCCACCTCGCCGAGGCCGGCGGCGTGCAGCGGCGAGAGCGCGACGGGATCGGTTCCCGGCGGCAACGCCAACCGGTGGAACAGCCGCATCTGCGCGGCCGTGAGGGTCGAACCGTGCGCGTGCTGCGCCATCGACGGGAAGTCGAACGCCGCGTCGGTCAGGTCCACGACCGGGTTGACCACCACTTGGGCCCGCAAGGTCGGACCGGAGGCCGCGGCCCGGATCGCGGCCAGGGCGGCGACCAGCCCGCCGGTGCTCTCCCCGAACACCGCGATCCGGGTCGGGTCGACGCCCCAGTCGGACGCGTGCCGCACGACGTGCTCCAGCACGTCCCAGCCGTCGTCGGCGACCGCCCGGATCGAGGTGTCCGGCGCGAGCAGGCGGTGCTCGACCGAGACGACGACCGCCGGCAGCCGTGCGGCGAGGTGGCTGTTCACCCAGTCCGACTGCACCGCCGTGCCGACGAACCCGCCACCGTGCACGTGCAGGACGAGCGGCAGGTCACCGCTGCGGTGCGCCGGCCGGTACACCCGCACCGGGAGCACGCGGTCGGGCAGCGCCACCTGCCGCCACCGGATCCCCGCTTCGCCGTCCGGGAACCCGGTGACCACCCGGAACAGCCGGGACGACCGCTTGCGGTTCTCCGCGTCCCGGAAGGCGGCCAGCGCCTCGGCCGTCATCGTCGACCAGTCCGGTTCCCCGCGCAGGGCGCGCAGCAGCCGGACGCCCAGCGGCGGGCGTTCCACGTCGTTCATGTCCCCCTCCTCGACCACCATAATTTCGCTACCGATGGTATCGATACCGATCGTAGCGCAACTCGCTATCGTGGAGCCATGACCCGGGAGAGCACCTCCGCCAAACCGCCCGGCCGCCCTCGGGCGGGCATCGACGCCGTGGTCTTCGCCGCGACGCTGAAGACCGTCCACGAACTGGGTTATGCGAGCGCGACGATGGACCGCATCGCGGCCGCGGCCGGTGTCGCGAAGACGACGATCTACCGCCGCTGGCCGTCCAAGGGCGCGCTGATCACGGACTGCCTGGTCGACACGTTCGGCCCGCTGCCGCCGATGCCGGGCAGCCGGGCCGAGTACCTCGCCGCGGCCATCGACCTGGCCGCCACGAAGATCAG is a window from the Saccharothrix saharensis genome containing:
- a CDS encoding alpha/beta hydrolase — its product is MNDVERPPLGVRLLRALRGEPDWSTMTAEALAAFRDAENRKRSSRLFRVVTGFPDGEAGIRWRQVALPDRVLPVRVYRPAHRSGDLPLVLHVHGGGFVGTAVQSDWVNSHLAARLPAVVVSVEHRLLAPDTSIRAVADDGWDVLEHVVRHASDWGVDPTRIAVFGESTGGLVAALAAIRAAASGPTLRAQVVVNPVVDLTDAAFDFPSMAQHAHGSTLTAAQMRLFHRLALPPGTDPVALSPLHAAGLGEVAPALVVVPTVDPVADQGRRYAERLREAGTPVRLTEHRGAPHGFLSMPGLVRQAKAARAEVTRFLRDHLVADRTVTTAGERDDRR
- a CDS encoding TetR/AcrR family transcriptional regulator produces the protein MTRESTSAKPPGRPRAGIDAVVFAATLKTVHELGYASATMDRIAAAAGVAKTTIYRRWPSKGALITDCLVDTFGPLPPMPGSRAEYLAAAIDLAATKISRPGVGAAFAGVFVDAVSDASLREILSTRLQAPYLRALQDALGEPEDRILLFVDITVGTLLHRMGMTGAPMADADVAVMTEMIQHHFAGPAR